The following coding sequences lie in one Scatophagus argus isolate fScaArg1 chromosome 9, fScaArg1.pri, whole genome shotgun sequence genomic window:
- the phactr4b gene encoding phosphatase and actin regulator 4B isoform X4, producing MACCFNSRHQGSWTLNTPFPDDEAEQHHRTMVGEGGSTGDSTPKRKGKFSTLGKIFKPWKWRKKKSSEKFKETSEELERKMSTRRTRQELIEQGVLKEVPDSDPDTQNLKQPYVKNGHTLPVTAGVGGGGAVIIGSRSPCSQGKPPLESDYRVSPTWLPQPDDRRVRSPSDGDRRGAPGSRGTGLQDDGWRGGGMGSHAHVEGEWKPNMVWQGQIHGQMEEGRRGGRLHPENGQKRPGLQKAPSEDGRRSRPAEADWKPTLPRHASAEEGRARRESDSHFVPDPEALRDTLREPLPPKQSVMPPKWLMSPPEPGSKGASTQQSSVAPTSTSQGTKQPPLPPPKPTNRSNAAMLVSALQGGENAQLPLYWSCWKRECDYDVYLSLPVYLCRRAGGLRSGDFTQATGGASLVPAKPSPPMPPKRTTPITKRNTEDSSVSGHLISPSPLSLEDHSNLPVGFQLPPPPPSPPLPTHIPPSPPRQHIHTHHLHHQHSYPHPLPQPIPMLFDPPSPTNESPQRPAPVPLHIMIQRALSSPGPAQPHPDGSQRAHTLLFETPLEYQGDRGRPLPVSIQPLKLSEDDYSEEEEEEEEDDEEAEEYDGEIPQPELEPRSRRCYVGVAGACVIPGGNSSEEEEEEENEEEEDEEGEHDMRGEDSDSDGPVLYKDDDSDEDEEDEPPPSALASRVKRKDTLALKLSSRPCAPDRDRFTQERSCRDDQPPGQTGLTWQSREQWEAIRTQIGTALTRRLSQRPTAEELEQRNILQPKNQADRQAEVREIKRRLTRKLSQRPTVAELQARKILRFHEYVEVTDAQDYDRRAEKPWTKLTPADKAAIRKELNDYKSTEMEVHEESRIYTRFHRP from the exons ATGATGAAGCTGAGCAGCACCACAGAACTATGGTGGGAGAGGGGGGCAGCACGGGGGACAGCACCCCAAAGCGCAAGGGCAAGTTCTCCACCCTTGGCAAAATCTTCAAGCCATGGAAGTGGcggaagaagaaaagcagcgAGAAGTTCAAGGAAACATCAGAAG AACTGGAGAGAAAGATGTCGACGAGGCGTACACGGCAGGAGCTTATAGAACAGGGAGTGCTGAAGGAGGTCCCGGACAGCG ATCCAGATACACAAAACCTGAAACAGCCCTATGTGAAGAATGGCCACACGCTGCCTGTGACTGCTGGGgttggaggaggtggagcagtcATCATTGGTAGCAGGAGCCCATGTAGCCAGGGCAAACCGCCCTTAGAGTCGGACTATAGGGTGAGTCCCACTTGGCTCCCCCAGCCAGACGACCGGAGGGTCCGCTCTCCCTCAGATGGAGACCGCCGGGGAGCTCCTGGCTCCAGGGGCACGGGACTGCAGGACGATggatggagagggggagggatgGGGTCACATGCACATGTTGAGGGCGAATGGAAGCCTAATATGGTCTGGCAGGGCCAGATTCATGGCCAGATGGAGGAGGGCAGACGTGGGGGCAGGCTTCATCCCGAGAACGGGCAGAAGAGACCTGGGCTGCAGAAAGCCCCATCGGAGGACGGCAGGCGGAGTCGGCCTGCTGAAGCAGACTGGAAGCCCACACTCCCTCGACATGCATCTGCTGAGGAGGGAAGGGCCCGCAGAG AGTCAGACAGCCATTTTGTCCCTGACCCGGAGGCCCTGCGGGACACCCTGCGTGAACCTTTGCCACCTAAACAGTCCGTTATGCCTCCAAAATGGCTGATGAGTCCTCCTGAACCTGGCAGCAAAG GTGCATCCACTCAGCAGTCATCTGTAGCCCCAACCTCCACCTCCCAGGGCACCAAGCAGCCCCCTCTGCCCCCACCCAAGCCTACAAACAGGAGCAATGCTGCCATGCTGG TCTCCGCCCTGCAGGGGGGAGAGAACGCTCAGCTTCCGCTCTACTGGTCCTGTTGGAAGCGAGAGTGCGACTACGATGTCTACCTGTCCCTGCCCGTCTACCTGTGCCGGCGGGCCGGAGGCCTGCGCTCAG GTGACTTCACCCAAGCCACTGGCGGTGCCAGTCTTGTGCCAGCCAAGCCCTCGCCACCGATGCCACCCAAGAGGACCACCCCCATCACTAAACGCAACACAGAGGACTCCTCGGTCTCAGGCCATCTCATTAGCCCCTCACCACTTTCTCTGGAGGACCATAGCAACCTTCCTGTGGGCTTTCAgttgcctcctcctcccccgtccCCTCCTCTGCCCACACACATACCACCTTCTCCTCCCCgtcaacacatacacacccaccacctccaccatcaGCACTCCTACCCCCACCCACTGCCCCAACCCATACCAATGCTGTTTGACCCACCAAGCCCAACCAATGAGTCTCCCCAGCGCCCAGCTCCTGTGCCGCTACATATCATGATCCAGCGAGCCCTGTCCAGTCCTGGCCCAGCTCAGCCACACCCGGACGGGTCACAGCGTGCGCACACACTACTTTTCGAAACACCTCTGGAGTACCAGGGAGATCGTGGTCgaccacttcctgtcagcatCCAACCACTAAAACT ATCCGAAGATGACTActcagaagaggaagaagaagaggaggaagatgatgaggaggcagaggagtaTGATGGTGAGATCCCCCAGCCAGAGTTGGAACCTCGTAGTAGAAGATGCTATGTTGGAGTTGCTGGTGCTTGTGTCATCCCAGGGGGAAacagcagtgaggaggaggaggaggaggaaaatgaggaagaagaggatgaggaaggagaGCATGACATGCGTGGAGAGGACAGCGACTCAGACGGCCCTGTGCTTTATAAAGATGACGACTcggatgaagatgaggaggacgaGCCCCCACCCA GTGCCTTGGCTAGCAGGGTCAAGAGGAAGGACACCTTGGCTCTGAAGCTGAGCAGCCGTCCCTGTGCCCCAGACAGGGACAGGTTTACCcaggagaggagctgcagagacgACCAGCCTCCAGGACAGACTGGCCTCACCTGGCAGAGCAGGGAGCAGTGGGAGGCTATCCGCACACAGATCGGCACTGCGCTTACAAG gCGACTTAGCCAGAGACCCACTGCTGAGGAGCTTGAGCAGAGAAACATCCTTCAGC CTAAAAATCAGGCTGACAGACAAGCTGAGGTCAGAGAGATCAAGCGGCGGCTGACCAGGAAG CTGAGTCAAAGACCCACAGTTGCAGAGCTCCAAGCTAGAAAAATCCTGCGGTTTCACGAGTACGTAGAAGTCACAGACGCCCAAGACTATGATCGGAGAGCAGAGAAGCCGTGGACCAAGCTGACTCCTGCTGACAAG GCAGCCATCCGGAAGGAGCTCAACGATTATAAGAGCACCGAAATGGAGGTTCACGAAGAGAGCAGAATCTACACAAG gTTTCATCGGCCTTAA
- the phactr4b gene encoding phosphatase and actin regulator 4B isoform X7 has protein sequence MENRDDEAEQHHRTMVGEGGSTGDSTPKRKGKFSTLGKIFKPWKWRKKKSSEKFKETSEELERKMSTRRTRQELIEQGVLKEVPDSDPDTQNLKQPYVKNGHTLPVTAGVGGGGAVIIGSRSPCSQGKPPLESDYRVSPTWLPQPDDRRVRSPSDGDRRGAPGSRGTGLQDDGWRGGGMGSHAHVEGEWKPNMVWQGQIHGQMEEGRRGGRLHPENGQKRPGLQKAPSEDGRRSRPAEADWKPTLPRHASAEEGRARRESDSHFVPDPEALRDTLREPLPPKQSVMPPKWLMSPPEPGSKGPPRTPSNHPTSQYSSPSAPSAVATKPVRSVSSAGASTQQSSVAPTSTSQGTKQPPLPPPKPTNRSNAAMLGDFTQATGGASLVPAKPSPPMPPKRTTPITKRNTEDSSVSGHLISPSPLSLEDHSNLPVGFQLPPPPPSPPLPTHIPPSPPRQHIHTHHLHHQHSYPHPLPQPIPMLFDPPSPTNESPQRPAPVPLHIMIQRALSSPGPAQPHPDGSQRAHTLLFETPLEYQGDRGRPLPVSIQPLKLSEDDYSEEEEEEEEDDEEAEEYDGEIPQPELEPRSRRCYVGVAGACVIPGGNSSEEEEEEENEEEEDEEGEHDMRGEDSDSDGPVLYKDDDSDEDEEDEPPPSALASRVKRKDTLALKLSSRPCAPDRDRFTQERSCRDDQPPGQTGLTWQSREQWEAIRTQIGTALTRRLSQRPTAEELEQRNILQPKNQADRQAEVREIKRRLTRKLSQRPTVAELQARKILRFHEYVEVTDAQDYDRRAEKPWTKLTPADKAAIRKELNDYKSTEMEVHEESRIYTRFHRP, from the exons ATGATGAAGCTGAGCAGCACCACAGAACTATGGTGGGAGAGGGGGGCAGCACGGGGGACAGCACCCCAAAGCGCAAGGGCAAGTTCTCCACCCTTGGCAAAATCTTCAAGCCATGGAAGTGGcggaagaagaaaagcagcgAGAAGTTCAAGGAAACATCAGAAG AACTGGAGAGAAAGATGTCGACGAGGCGTACACGGCAGGAGCTTATAGAACAGGGAGTGCTGAAGGAGGTCCCGGACAGCG ATCCAGATACACAAAACCTGAAACAGCCCTATGTGAAGAATGGCCACACGCTGCCTGTGACTGCTGGGgttggaggaggtggagcagtcATCATTGGTAGCAGGAGCCCATGTAGCCAGGGCAAACCGCCCTTAGAGTCGGACTATAGGGTGAGTCCCACTTGGCTCCCCCAGCCAGACGACCGGAGGGTCCGCTCTCCCTCAGATGGAGACCGCCGGGGAGCTCCTGGCTCCAGGGGCACGGGACTGCAGGACGATggatggagagggggagggatgGGGTCACATGCACATGTTGAGGGCGAATGGAAGCCTAATATGGTCTGGCAGGGCCAGATTCATGGCCAGATGGAGGAGGGCAGACGTGGGGGCAGGCTTCATCCCGAGAACGGGCAGAAGAGACCTGGGCTGCAGAAAGCCCCATCGGAGGACGGCAGGCGGAGTCGGCCTGCTGAAGCAGACTGGAAGCCCACACTCCCTCGACATGCATCTGCTGAGGAGGGAAGGGCCCGCAGAG AGTCAGACAGCCATTTTGTCCCTGACCCGGAGGCCCTGCGGGACACCCTGCGTGAACCTTTGCCACCTAAACAGTCCGTTATGCCTCCAAAATGGCTGATGAGTCCTCCTGAACCTGGCAGCAAAGGTCCACCTCGTACCCCATCCAACCACCCCACGAGCCAGTACTCTTCTCCTTCTGCCCCATCAGCTGTGGCGACCAAACCCGTTCGGTCTGTCTCCTCTGCAGGTGCATCCACTCAGCAGTCATCTGTAGCCCCAACCTCCACCTCCCAGGGCACCAAGCAGCCCCCTCTGCCCCCACCCAAGCCTACAAACAGGAGCAATGCTGCCATGCTGG GTGACTTCACCCAAGCCACTGGCGGTGCCAGTCTTGTGCCAGCCAAGCCCTCGCCACCGATGCCACCCAAGAGGACCACCCCCATCACTAAACGCAACACAGAGGACTCCTCGGTCTCAGGCCATCTCATTAGCCCCTCACCACTTTCTCTGGAGGACCATAGCAACCTTCCTGTGGGCTTTCAgttgcctcctcctcccccgtccCCTCCTCTGCCCACACACATACCACCTTCTCCTCCCCgtcaacacatacacacccaccacctccaccatcaGCACTCCTACCCCCACCCACTGCCCCAACCCATACCAATGCTGTTTGACCCACCAAGCCCAACCAATGAGTCTCCCCAGCGCCCAGCTCCTGTGCCGCTACATATCATGATCCAGCGAGCCCTGTCCAGTCCTGGCCCAGCTCAGCCACACCCGGACGGGTCACAGCGTGCGCACACACTACTTTTCGAAACACCTCTGGAGTACCAGGGAGATCGTGGTCgaccacttcctgtcagcatCCAACCACTAAAACT ATCCGAAGATGACTActcagaagaggaagaagaagaggaggaagatgatgaggaggcagaggagtaTGATGGTGAGATCCCCCAGCCAGAGTTGGAACCTCGTAGTAGAAGATGCTATGTTGGAGTTGCTGGTGCTTGTGTCATCCCAGGGGGAAacagcagtgaggaggaggaggaggaggaaaatgaggaagaagaggatgaggaaggagaGCATGACATGCGTGGAGAGGACAGCGACTCAGACGGCCCTGTGCTTTATAAAGATGACGACTcggatgaagatgaggaggacgaGCCCCCACCCA GTGCCTTGGCTAGCAGGGTCAAGAGGAAGGACACCTTGGCTCTGAAGCTGAGCAGCCGTCCCTGTGCCCCAGACAGGGACAGGTTTACCcaggagaggagctgcagagacgACCAGCCTCCAGGACAGACTGGCCTCACCTGGCAGAGCAGGGAGCAGTGGGAGGCTATCCGCACACAGATCGGCACTGCGCTTACAAG gCGACTTAGCCAGAGACCCACTGCTGAGGAGCTTGAGCAGAGAAACATCCTTCAGC CTAAAAATCAGGCTGACAGACAAGCTGAGGTCAGAGAGATCAAGCGGCGGCTGACCAGGAAG CTGAGTCAAAGACCCACAGTTGCAGAGCTCCAAGCTAGAAAAATCCTGCGGTTTCACGAGTACGTAGAAGTCACAGACGCCCAAGACTATGATCGGAGAGCAGAGAAGCCGTGGACCAAGCTGACTCCTGCTGACAAG GCAGCCATCCGGAAGGAGCTCAACGATTATAAGAGCACCGAAATGGAGGTTCACGAAGAGAGCAGAATCTACACAAG gTTTCATCGGCCTTAA
- the phactr4b gene encoding phosphatase and actin regulator 4B isoform X3 → MENRDDEAEQHHRTMVGEGGSTGDSTPKRKGKFSTLGKIFKPWKWRKKKSSEKFKETSEELERKMSTRRTRQELIEQGVLKEVPDSDPDTQNLKQPYVKNGHTLPVTAGVGGGGAVIIGSRSPCSQGKPPLESDYRVSPTWLPQPDDRRVRSPSDGDRRGAPGSRGTGLQDDGWRGGGMGSHAHVEGEWKPNMVWQGQIHGQMEEGRRGGRLHPENGQKRPGLQKAPSEDGRRSRPAEADWKPTLPRHASAEEGRARRESDSHFVPDPEALRDTLREPLPPKQSVMPPKWLMSPPEPGSKGPPRTPSNHPTSQYSSPSAPSAVATKPVRSVSSAGASTQQSSVAPTSTSQGTKQPPLPPPKPTNRSNAAMLVSALQGGENAQLPLYWSCWKRECDYDVYLSLPVYLCRRAGGLRSGDFTQATGGASLVPAKPSPPMPPKRTTPITKRNTEDSSVSGHLISPSPLSLEDHSNLPVGFQLPPPPPSPPLPTHIPPSPPRQHIHTHHLHHQHSYPHPLPQPIPMLFDPPSPTNESPQRPAPVPLHIMIQRALSSPGPAQPHPDGSQRAHTLLFETPLEYQGDRGRPLPVSIQPLKLSEDDYSEEEEEEEEDDEEAEEYDGEIPQPELEPRSRRCYVGVAGACVIPGGNSSEEEEEEENEEEEDEEGEHDMRGEDSDSDGPVLYKDDDSDEDEEDEPPPSALASRVKRKDTLALKLSSRPCAPDRDRFTQERSCRDDQPPGQTGLTWQSREQWEAIRTQIGTALTRRLSQRPTAEELEQRNILQPKNQADRQAEVREIKRRLTRKLSQRPTVAELQARKILRFHEYVEVTDAQDYDRRAEKPWTKLTPADKAAIRKELNDYKSTEMEVHEESRIYTRFHRP, encoded by the exons ATGATGAAGCTGAGCAGCACCACAGAACTATGGTGGGAGAGGGGGGCAGCACGGGGGACAGCACCCCAAAGCGCAAGGGCAAGTTCTCCACCCTTGGCAAAATCTTCAAGCCATGGAAGTGGcggaagaagaaaagcagcgAGAAGTTCAAGGAAACATCAGAAG AACTGGAGAGAAAGATGTCGACGAGGCGTACACGGCAGGAGCTTATAGAACAGGGAGTGCTGAAGGAGGTCCCGGACAGCG ATCCAGATACACAAAACCTGAAACAGCCCTATGTGAAGAATGGCCACACGCTGCCTGTGACTGCTGGGgttggaggaggtggagcagtcATCATTGGTAGCAGGAGCCCATGTAGCCAGGGCAAACCGCCCTTAGAGTCGGACTATAGGGTGAGTCCCACTTGGCTCCCCCAGCCAGACGACCGGAGGGTCCGCTCTCCCTCAGATGGAGACCGCCGGGGAGCTCCTGGCTCCAGGGGCACGGGACTGCAGGACGATggatggagagggggagggatgGGGTCACATGCACATGTTGAGGGCGAATGGAAGCCTAATATGGTCTGGCAGGGCCAGATTCATGGCCAGATGGAGGAGGGCAGACGTGGGGGCAGGCTTCATCCCGAGAACGGGCAGAAGAGACCTGGGCTGCAGAAAGCCCCATCGGAGGACGGCAGGCGGAGTCGGCCTGCTGAAGCAGACTGGAAGCCCACACTCCCTCGACATGCATCTGCTGAGGAGGGAAGGGCCCGCAGAG AGTCAGACAGCCATTTTGTCCCTGACCCGGAGGCCCTGCGGGACACCCTGCGTGAACCTTTGCCACCTAAACAGTCCGTTATGCCTCCAAAATGGCTGATGAGTCCTCCTGAACCTGGCAGCAAAGGTCCACCTCGTACCCCATCCAACCACCCCACGAGCCAGTACTCTTCTCCTTCTGCCCCATCAGCTGTGGCGACCAAACCCGTTCGGTCTGTCTCCTCTGCAGGTGCATCCACTCAGCAGTCATCTGTAGCCCCAACCTCCACCTCCCAGGGCACCAAGCAGCCCCCTCTGCCCCCACCCAAGCCTACAAACAGGAGCAATGCTGCCATGCTGG TCTCCGCCCTGCAGGGGGGAGAGAACGCTCAGCTTCCGCTCTACTGGTCCTGTTGGAAGCGAGAGTGCGACTACGATGTCTACCTGTCCCTGCCCGTCTACCTGTGCCGGCGGGCCGGAGGCCTGCGCTCAG GTGACTTCACCCAAGCCACTGGCGGTGCCAGTCTTGTGCCAGCCAAGCCCTCGCCACCGATGCCACCCAAGAGGACCACCCCCATCACTAAACGCAACACAGAGGACTCCTCGGTCTCAGGCCATCTCATTAGCCCCTCACCACTTTCTCTGGAGGACCATAGCAACCTTCCTGTGGGCTTTCAgttgcctcctcctcccccgtccCCTCCTCTGCCCACACACATACCACCTTCTCCTCCCCgtcaacacatacacacccaccacctccaccatcaGCACTCCTACCCCCACCCACTGCCCCAACCCATACCAATGCTGTTTGACCCACCAAGCCCAACCAATGAGTCTCCCCAGCGCCCAGCTCCTGTGCCGCTACATATCATGATCCAGCGAGCCCTGTCCAGTCCTGGCCCAGCTCAGCCACACCCGGACGGGTCACAGCGTGCGCACACACTACTTTTCGAAACACCTCTGGAGTACCAGGGAGATCGTGGTCgaccacttcctgtcagcatCCAACCACTAAAACT ATCCGAAGATGACTActcagaagaggaagaagaagaggaggaagatgatgaggaggcagaggagtaTGATGGTGAGATCCCCCAGCCAGAGTTGGAACCTCGTAGTAGAAGATGCTATGTTGGAGTTGCTGGTGCTTGTGTCATCCCAGGGGGAAacagcagtgaggaggaggaggaggaggaaaatgaggaagaagaggatgaggaaggagaGCATGACATGCGTGGAGAGGACAGCGACTCAGACGGCCCTGTGCTTTATAAAGATGACGACTcggatgaagatgaggaggacgaGCCCCCACCCA GTGCCTTGGCTAGCAGGGTCAAGAGGAAGGACACCTTGGCTCTGAAGCTGAGCAGCCGTCCCTGTGCCCCAGACAGGGACAGGTTTACCcaggagaggagctgcagagacgACCAGCCTCCAGGACAGACTGGCCTCACCTGGCAGAGCAGGGAGCAGTGGGAGGCTATCCGCACACAGATCGGCACTGCGCTTACAAG gCGACTTAGCCAGAGACCCACTGCTGAGGAGCTTGAGCAGAGAAACATCCTTCAGC CTAAAAATCAGGCTGACAGACAAGCTGAGGTCAGAGAGATCAAGCGGCGGCTGACCAGGAAG CTGAGTCAAAGACCCACAGTTGCAGAGCTCCAAGCTAGAAAAATCCTGCGGTTTCACGAGTACGTAGAAGTCACAGACGCCCAAGACTATGATCGGAGAGCAGAGAAGCCGTGGACCAAGCTGACTCCTGCTGACAAG GCAGCCATCCGGAAGGAGCTCAACGATTATAAGAGCACCGAAATGGAGGTTCACGAAGAGAGCAGAATCTACACAAG gTTTCATCGGCCTTAA
- the phactr4b gene encoding phosphatase and actin regulator 4B isoform X1 encodes MACCFNSRHQGSWTLNTPFPDDEAEQHHRTMVGEGGSTGDSTPKRKGKFSTLGKIFKPWKWRKKKSSEKFKETSEELERKMSTRRTRQELIEQGVLKEVPDSDPDTQNLKQPYVKNGHTLPVTAGVGGGGAVIIGSRSPCSQGKPPLESDYRVSPTWLPQPDDRRVRSPSDGDRRGAPGSRGTGLQDDGWRGGGMGSHAHVEGEWKPNMVWQGQIHGQMEEGRRGGRLHPENGQKRPGLQKAPSEDGRRSRPAEADWKPTLPRHASAEEGRARRESDSHFVPDPEALRDTLREPLPPKQSVMPPKWLMSPPEPGSKGPPRTPSNHPTSQYSSPSAPSAVATKPVRSVSSAGASTQQSSVAPTSTSQGTKQPPLPPPKPTNRSNAAMLVSALQGGENAQLPLYWSCWKRECDYDVYLSLPVYLCRRAGGLRSGDFTQATGGASLVPAKPSPPMPPKRTTPITKRNTEDSSVSGHLISPSPLSLEDHSNLPVGFQLPPPPPSPPLPTHIPPSPPRQHIHTHHLHHQHSYPHPLPQPIPMLFDPPSPTNESPQRPAPVPLHIMIQRALSSPGPAQPHPDGSQRAHTLLFETPLEYQGDRGRPLPVSIQPLKLSEDDYSEEEEEEEEDDEEAEEYDGEIPQPELEPRSRRCYVGVAGACVIPGGNSSEEEEEEENEEEEDEEGEHDMRGEDSDSDGPVLYKDDDSDEDEEDEPPPSALASRVKRKDTLALKLSSRPCAPDRDRFTQERSCRDDQPPGQTGLTWQSREQWEAIRTQIGTALTRRLSQRPTAEELEQRNILQPKNQADRQAEVREIKRRLTRKLSQRPTVAELQARKILRFHEYVEVTDAQDYDRRAEKPWTKLTPADKAAIRKELNDYKSTEMEVHEESRIYTRFHRP; translated from the exons ATGATGAAGCTGAGCAGCACCACAGAACTATGGTGGGAGAGGGGGGCAGCACGGGGGACAGCACCCCAAAGCGCAAGGGCAAGTTCTCCACCCTTGGCAAAATCTTCAAGCCATGGAAGTGGcggaagaagaaaagcagcgAGAAGTTCAAGGAAACATCAGAAG AACTGGAGAGAAAGATGTCGACGAGGCGTACACGGCAGGAGCTTATAGAACAGGGAGTGCTGAAGGAGGTCCCGGACAGCG ATCCAGATACACAAAACCTGAAACAGCCCTATGTGAAGAATGGCCACACGCTGCCTGTGACTGCTGGGgttggaggaggtggagcagtcATCATTGGTAGCAGGAGCCCATGTAGCCAGGGCAAACCGCCCTTAGAGTCGGACTATAGGGTGAGTCCCACTTGGCTCCCCCAGCCAGACGACCGGAGGGTCCGCTCTCCCTCAGATGGAGACCGCCGGGGAGCTCCTGGCTCCAGGGGCACGGGACTGCAGGACGATggatggagagggggagggatgGGGTCACATGCACATGTTGAGGGCGAATGGAAGCCTAATATGGTCTGGCAGGGCCAGATTCATGGCCAGATGGAGGAGGGCAGACGTGGGGGCAGGCTTCATCCCGAGAACGGGCAGAAGAGACCTGGGCTGCAGAAAGCCCCATCGGAGGACGGCAGGCGGAGTCGGCCTGCTGAAGCAGACTGGAAGCCCACACTCCCTCGACATGCATCTGCTGAGGAGGGAAGGGCCCGCAGAG AGTCAGACAGCCATTTTGTCCCTGACCCGGAGGCCCTGCGGGACACCCTGCGTGAACCTTTGCCACCTAAACAGTCCGTTATGCCTCCAAAATGGCTGATGAGTCCTCCTGAACCTGGCAGCAAAGGTCCACCTCGTACCCCATCCAACCACCCCACGAGCCAGTACTCTTCTCCTTCTGCCCCATCAGCTGTGGCGACCAAACCCGTTCGGTCTGTCTCCTCTGCAGGTGCATCCACTCAGCAGTCATCTGTAGCCCCAACCTCCACCTCCCAGGGCACCAAGCAGCCCCCTCTGCCCCCACCCAAGCCTACAAACAGGAGCAATGCTGCCATGCTGG TCTCCGCCCTGCAGGGGGGAGAGAACGCTCAGCTTCCGCTCTACTGGTCCTGTTGGAAGCGAGAGTGCGACTACGATGTCTACCTGTCCCTGCCCGTCTACCTGTGCCGGCGGGCCGGAGGCCTGCGCTCAG GTGACTTCACCCAAGCCACTGGCGGTGCCAGTCTTGTGCCAGCCAAGCCCTCGCCACCGATGCCACCCAAGAGGACCACCCCCATCACTAAACGCAACACAGAGGACTCCTCGGTCTCAGGCCATCTCATTAGCCCCTCACCACTTTCTCTGGAGGACCATAGCAACCTTCCTGTGGGCTTTCAgttgcctcctcctcccccgtccCCTCCTCTGCCCACACACATACCACCTTCTCCTCCCCgtcaacacatacacacccaccacctccaccatcaGCACTCCTACCCCCACCCACTGCCCCAACCCATACCAATGCTGTTTGACCCACCAAGCCCAACCAATGAGTCTCCCCAGCGCCCAGCTCCTGTGCCGCTACATATCATGATCCAGCGAGCCCTGTCCAGTCCTGGCCCAGCTCAGCCACACCCGGACGGGTCACAGCGTGCGCACACACTACTTTTCGAAACACCTCTGGAGTACCAGGGAGATCGTGGTCgaccacttcctgtcagcatCCAACCACTAAAACT ATCCGAAGATGACTActcagaagaggaagaagaagaggaggaagatgatgaggaggcagaggagtaTGATGGTGAGATCCCCCAGCCAGAGTTGGAACCTCGTAGTAGAAGATGCTATGTTGGAGTTGCTGGTGCTTGTGTCATCCCAGGGGGAAacagcagtgaggaggaggaggaggaggaaaatgaggaagaagaggatgaggaaggagaGCATGACATGCGTGGAGAGGACAGCGACTCAGACGGCCCTGTGCTTTATAAAGATGACGACTcggatgaagatgaggaggacgaGCCCCCACCCA GTGCCTTGGCTAGCAGGGTCAAGAGGAAGGACACCTTGGCTCTGAAGCTGAGCAGCCGTCCCTGTGCCCCAGACAGGGACAGGTTTACCcaggagaggagctgcagagacgACCAGCCTCCAGGACAGACTGGCCTCACCTGGCAGAGCAGGGAGCAGTGGGAGGCTATCCGCACACAGATCGGCACTGCGCTTACAAG gCGACTTAGCCAGAGACCCACTGCTGAGGAGCTTGAGCAGAGAAACATCCTTCAGC CTAAAAATCAGGCTGACAGACAAGCTGAGGTCAGAGAGATCAAGCGGCGGCTGACCAGGAAG CTGAGTCAAAGACCCACAGTTGCAGAGCTCCAAGCTAGAAAAATCCTGCGGTTTCACGAGTACGTAGAAGTCACAGACGCCCAAGACTATGATCGGAGAGCAGAGAAGCCGTGGACCAAGCTGACTCCTGCTGACAAG GCAGCCATCCGGAAGGAGCTCAACGATTATAAGAGCACCGAAATGGAGGTTCACGAAGAGAGCAGAATCTACACAAG gTTTCATCGGCCTTAA